GAACGGGCCGCCCGGACATGGGGCAGGCATGGAATGCCTGCCCGGCCGGATCTTTATTCCTGATCTGGGGCGGGGGCCGAGTTGAGCTGGATATAACGCTCGATACCCACCTGACGGATCAGGTCGAACTGCCGGTCAAGGAAGTCTTCGTGCTCTTCCTCGTTCACAAGGATCTTGAGCAGAAGGTCACGCGATACGAAATCGCGCACGCTTTCGCAGTAGGCGATGCCTTCACGCAGGTCACCGATGGCCTTTTCCTCAAGCTTCAGGTCGCATTTGAGGATTTCCTCCACGTCCTGACCGACCAGGATCTGATTGTAGCGCTGCACGTTGGGCAGCCCGCCCAGATACAGGATACGCTCGATCAGCCAGTCGGCATGGCGCATTTCTTCGATGGATTCCTCGTATTCCTTCTTGCCCAGCAGGGTCACGCCCCAGTGGCGCAGGGTGCGGGCGTGCAGGTAATACTGGTTGATGGCCGTCAGTTCATTGGTCAGCTGGGTATTCAGGAACTCGATGACCTTGGGGTCCTTGATCGGCATGATGCGGCTCTTTTATCCGTTAATGAGAATTGTTTATAACACATAGCGTATGCAGTGCGATTTTACAAATAAAATAACATTATATATCAATGCACTAATAATGATAATTATCATTCGCAACTAACAGGATGCAGGACGCCCAGCCATTGTTATCAAACGGTTTTCATGCACCCGCAGGCAGGGCCATGGTGCATGGCTTGCATCAAGGGATTTAATATTTCCCTAACCCGTGGGGCCGGTTCGGTTTTACGGCCGGTCTGTTTCATGCAATGTTTCCGCTCCCCTTCACCTTCCCGCCGGGGCCTGTCGTTTCCCGACGGCATGATATAGACATCATTGCCAGCAGGTCCGGCCTGCCCGTGCGCCGTAAGACATAGATGACAGGATCAGGGCCCATGCTTTCGACCATCGTTGCCGCGATGCTGCCGCTTGTCGTGATATTCGTGCTTGGCTACGGGGCTGGATGGCGCCGGGATTTCAATGGAGAACAGGTTGCCATCCTCAACCGGATGGTCATGCTCTATGCGTTTCCGCTCAGCCTGTTCGTGGGGATTGCACGTATGCCACGCACGATCCTGGCGGGGCAGTTGCCGCTGGCGGGATCGGTTTTCGGCATCATGTGCCTGAGTTTTGGCGTGGCCTATCTTTTGTCACGCTACATCTTTCGGCGCAATGCCGCGTCCGCCACCCTGCAGGGGCTGGCCATGGGCGCGCCATCGGTACCGTTTATCGGTTCCGCCATGCTGCCGGTGCTGATAGGGCAGAGCACGACGGCCGTTGTCATTTCCGCTTCCGTCTTTGCCATGGTGCTCGTGCAGACCCCGGTCTGCATGGTGATGCTAGCCAAGAACGCAACGGCAGGTGGTGGCCACCCGGTGCATCTGGGGCGCGAGATCGCCACCTCCCTCAGGGAGCCGATTGTCTGGGCCCCCATTGCCGCAACCGTTTTGGTGGCCTGCAATGTGCATTTTCCCGTTGCCCTGCTCAATGCGTTTGCGCTGCTGGGCAGCGCGGCTGCGGGCGTTGCGCTGTTTGCATCCGGTATCGTGCTGTTCCTGCAGCGGGTTTCCATTACTCTGCCGGTCATGGTTACGGTTGCAGTCCGCAATATGGTCGTGCCCGGCCTGTCATGGCTGGGACTGGGCATGATGGGGCTGCCGCATGAAGCCGTGCGTGCGGCGGTGCTTGCCCTGTCCATTCCGGTCGGAACCGTTGTTGTCATTCTTGCGGTCCGTTTTGGAACCGACGAACAGGAAGCGGCCTCCACGCTGTTCCTGAGCGCGGTTGTCTCGGTCCTGACAATGGCGTTCTTTATTGCCTGTACAGGATGAATGCCTGATCAGTCATAAAAATAAGCATATTGATGTCACGGCATGGGTTTATGGCGTGTTCTAGCAGCCTGTCGGGTTGGGGTACCCTGTGAAGGGGTAAGGCTGTAGAGTGTCGCGATGAGCCGCTTCATCCCGTTTGACCGATCCCAGCCGTATCTTCTGCCGCCTGATCTGACGTCGTGGCTTCCGGCTGACGATATGGCGCATTTCATTGTCGCAGCTGTTGAGCGGGTTCCGATGAGTGCGTTCTGCGTGCCAGTGCGCACGGGAGGCAAGGCGCAGTATCATCCGCGCCTGATGCTGGCCCTTCTGATCTTCAGCTATGCGAACGGGTTGTTTTCCTCACGCCGGATCGAGCGGGCGACATATCGCGACATCGGGGTACGCTTCGTGGCGGCGAACCTGCATCCGGATCATGATACGATTGCGACCTTCCGCCGGACGAACCGGACAGCCATTGAAGCTGCATTTGCGCAGGTCCTGCTTCTGGCGCGCGAGACGGGTCTGCTGCGTCTGGGTGTCGTATCGATTGACGGCACGAAAATTGATGCCGACGCTTCGAAATACCGTTCCCTGCGCTACGACCGGATCAGGGCACTGCGCGAACAGCTGGCGGTGGATATCGCGAAACTGATGGACCAGGCGGAGCACGCAGATGCCACAGACAGAGATCCGCAGGCCCTGCCAGAAGAGCTTGCCCGACGGGAAACACTGAAAGCGAAGCTGGACGAAGCCTGCGCCCGGCTGGAAGCAGATGCGAAAGCGCAGGCCGAGGCGGCGCGACCGGCATACGAGAAGAAGAAAGCCGCTTATGATGCGAAAACAGGGCGTCGTGGCAGGGCGCCGAAACCGCCGGATGATGAACCGCCACCCGACCGGCAGATCAGTCTGACCGATCCCGACAGCCGCCTCATGCGGCGTTCGGACGCCCACGAGTTCCGGCAGGCTTACAATGCCCAGGCCGTGGTCTGCGCCGAAGGCAGTCAGCTGATCGTGACAACCGACGTTGTCGCCACGTCAGCGGACGCGCCATCCTTTGCCAGCACCGTGCTGTCGATGGAACACACGATCGGTCTCCCAAAGACAGTGCTCGCCGACACCGGTTACGCCAGCGGGCAGGCGGTCCGGGACCTGCGGAAAAAAGGCATCGATCCGCTGGTCGCCATCGGACGGCCCTGCGCCCGCAGGCCTTATGACTTCCGGCCACCTCCTGAAGACAGGGAACCGCGCCGGATCACCGAACCCTGGCGGCTTGCCATGAAGAAAAAACTGGAAACCACAAAAGCCGGAAATATTTACAGACTACGAAAACAGACCGTTGAACCGGTCTTTGGAATTATCAAAAGCATCATGGGCTTCAGAAGATTCAGTCTGCGTGGCCTTGCAAAAGTCACGACTGAATGGACCCTCGTCGCTCTCGCATACAACTGCAAAAGAATGGCACGGCTTCAGGCAGCATAAGCCGGGTCAGCCTCGGCGTTATCAGCCGCAAAATGCCCAACCCGACAGGCTGCTAGAGGGTGTTATGTACTTTCGTTCCTGATTGGTGCAGTAATGAGGGATGGCACCCGCACGCAAACCGTATCCCTCTGATGTATCAGACGAAGAATGGTCTTTGGTCGTTCCGTATCTGGTCCTGATGCGAGAGGACGCGGAACAGCGGCGGCATGATCTGCGCGAACTGTTCAACGGGTTGCGCTACGTGATCCGCTACGGGATTGCCTGGCGCGCGATGCCAAACGATCTGCCGCCGTGGTCGGCGGTTTACCAGCAGTCCCGTCGTTGGATGGATGCCGGCTGCTTCGAGACGCTGGCCTGCGATCTACGTGCCGTCTTGCGCATGGCTTCTGGTCGCCTGCCGGAACCCACTGCAGCCATCCTCGACAGCCGGACATTACGTTCGACACCCGAGAGCGGGCCTCGCGCCGGTTACGACGGGGCCAAACGCAAACGGGGCTCGAAGCTGCATATGGCTGTGGATACGCTGGGCCACCTGCTGGCCCTGCATGTCACGCCAGCCAATCGGGATGATCGCGCCGAGGTCGGACGCCTCGCCGGTGCCATTCAGGAGGCCACTGACGAAAGCGTCGAACTGGCCTATGCCGATCAGGGATATACGGGCTCAAAACCAGACGAGGCGGCTCGCACGCACGGTATCGCACTCGAAGTCGTCAAGTTGCCCGAAGCCAAGCGCGGCTTTGTCCTGCTGCCGCGCCGATGGGTCGTCGAGCGGTCTTTCGCATGGGCCACACGATGCCGCAGGCTCGTCAAGGACTACGAGCGTTACGCTTCAACCCTCGCAAGTCTCCATGTCGTCGCTTTCGCATGTTTCATGCTCAGAAACGCCGCTATACTCGCGCAAGGTGCATAACACCCTCTAAATAAAAATACTATGATCTATCAATAAATATAAAATACGCAGCATGGTTCATGGATTTAATCAAATATTCACATTCATGATGATGCAGCCTCCGTATACCTGTCCATGCCTATGATCTGATAGGTGTCTGACAGGAATGCATATCATGAAACAGGATTCCGAATACAAGCCGGCCTCCATCCATGAAGAATGGCGGCCTGCGGTCGTACTGGTCTGGAAAGACAGGAGGGGCCTGACGGAACGGAAGTCTCCCCCGCGGGAAGCCGACCCGCAGGCGGAGGACGAAATCTATATCCAGGATGAATTCTGATCCTGTTTTCATTCTGAGCGCCTGAAATTTATGGAGATGTATCCAGCCATGACCGAAGCTCCCGGCCGCGCGAGAGAGTTATGGGAAAGAAACCGCCTGCGCGAGGACGTTCTTGACGATATCGACGAAGAAATTGAACTGGAACTTGATGATAGCCGCCTGGGATCGGACAAGGACCATGGAACCCCGGATTCCCGTCGGTCCTATTTCCGTGAACTGCTGCGCCTGCAGGGTGAACTGGTCAAGCTGCAGGACTGGGTCAAGGATACCGGGCACCGGCTTGTCGTGATCTGCGAAGGACGGGATGCGGCGGGCAAGGGGGGTGTGATCAAACGCATTACCCAGCGGCTCAATCCACGGATATGCCGTGTCGCGGCCCTGCCTGCCCCCAATGACCGTGAGCGCACGCAGTGGTATTTCCAGCGCTATGTCAGCCATCTTCCCGCCGCGGGTGAAATCGTGCTGTTTGACCGTAGCTGGTACAACCGTGCCGGTGTGGAACGTGTCATGAATTTCTGCACGGATGAGGAATACGAGGAATTCTTCCGCTCCGTCCCGGAATTCGAGCGTATGCTGGTGCGCAGCGGCGTACAGATCATAAAATACTGGTTCTCCATTTCCGATGACGAGCAGGAAATGCGTTTCCGCGCCCGTATGGAAGACCCGCTGAAGCAGTGGAAGCTCAGCCCGATGGATCTTGAAAGCCGCAGGCGGTGGGAATCCTATACGCTGGCCAAGGAAATCATGCTGGATCGTTCCAATATCAGAGAGGCGCCATGGTGGATCGTTCCTGCCGATGACAAGAAGAAGGCGCGTCTCAACTGCATAAGCCATCTTCTCTCGCAGGTACCGTATCAGGAAATACACAAGCCGGAAGTCAGGCTGCCCGATCGGGTGTTCAGCCCCGATTACCTGCGCCAGCCCGTGCCTGACAGCATGATCGTGCCCCAGGAATACTGACGACCTTCCTGTCTGGAACCGGACGGGATACGGATATGATCAACCGGGAGCGCGGTCCGTGCCCTCCCGGTTTTTTATGGGCCCGTGGCGTTCAGGCCGCTGCCGGACAACAGGCATTTCCAGATGCTGGCAATCAGGCTGGCGCAAAGCGGGCCTGATGGCATGACCGACATCTCCATTTTTATGGAAATGAGTGCGGGATCATGGCGACTGTATCCAATTTTCTTGAATATCAGATTCCATGCAGCCTGTGCAGGATGTCCCGGTTACAGGGAATGCAGATATGGAAAAGACCGGGAGGACATGGCCTCCTCCCGGTAATTATTGTATTAAATGCTATTTCAGCAAAAAATTATTCTGAAATGCGCTTTGATCAACATCAGATACTCAGGAGATAGAACAGGCCCGCGGCAAGGGTAATGGTAACCGGCAGGGTGCAGATCCATGCCAGGGCAATCTTGACCAGCATGCCCCGGTTGATGCCGGAACCGGAGCCCAGCATGGTTCCAGCAATGCCTGCGGTAATGATGTGCGTCGTGCTGACGGGCAGTCCGGTATAGCCGGCGGTGGCAATCAGGCCCGCGCCCACCAGTTCAGCCGATGCGCCCTGTGCGGGGGTGAGGTGGGTATTGCCAATCTTCTCGCCCAGCGTATGGACGATCCGCTTGTAGCCAATCATGGTGCCGATCCCCAGGCACAGCGCGCTCAGCAGGCGTACCCACCATGGGGCATATTCCACCACGGGGCGGATCTGGTTGCTCAGGGTTTTGGCGGTCGCCCGGTCATGGGCCGAAGCGTCAGTGTTGGCGGCCACGGCCTTGAGACCCGCCACGACTTCATAGATGTCGGCACGCAGTGCGGAGGCGACAACCGTATCCGGGCTGGTTTGGGTCAGGCGGTTGACGGAGGCAATGGCTTCATCGCGCAGGCCGTCGTGATCATATTGGGTAATCAGCGGGGCGGCGATGGTCGCGTTCTGTGCGATATGGGTGATCTGGCCCGCGCTGTCAGGCGCCAGTGCAAACGTGGCGGGCAGGACACCGATGATGGTCAGCATGATCAGGCCAATGCTTTTCTGACCGTCATTGCTGCCGTGGGAGAAACTGACACCGGTGCAGGTCAGGACAAGCAGGCCGCGTACCCAGCCATGCG
This portion of the Komagataeibacter sp. FNDCF1 genome encodes:
- a CDS encoding AEC family transporter, with the protein product MLSTIVAAMLPLVVIFVLGYGAGWRRDFNGEQVAILNRMVMLYAFPLSLFVGIARMPRTILAGQLPLAGSVFGIMCLSFGVAYLLSRYIFRRNAASATLQGLAMGAPSVPFIGSAMLPVLIGQSTTAVVISASVFAMVLVQTPVCMVMLAKNATAGGGHPVHLGREIATSLREPIVWAPIAATVLVACNVHFPVALLNAFALLGSAAAGVALFASGIVLFLQRVSITLPVMVTVAVRNMVVPGLSWLGLGMMGLPHEAVRAAVLALSIPVGTVVVILAVRFGTDEQEAASTLFLSAVVSVLTMAFFIACTG
- the bfr gene encoding bacterioferritin, yielding MPIKDPKVIEFLNTQLTNELTAINQYYLHARTLRHWGVTLLGKKEYEESIEEMRHADWLIERILYLGGLPNVQRYNQILVGQDVEEILKCDLKLEEKAIGDLREGIAYCESVRDFVSRDLLLKILVNEEEHEDFLDRQFDLIRQVGIERYIQLNSAPAPDQE
- a CDS encoding inorganic phosphate transporter, with the translated sequence MLHFAPYSTFSIIALVICFALVCIFEFVNGFHDTANAVATVIYTNSLKPRTAVIWSGLMNFVGVILGGISVAYGLVELLPADVLSPPNGDPAVPMLIALFGTALAWNLFTWWFGIPNSSSHCVIGALIGIAIGDALLHTRSLGNSVDWSQIWKILRALAISPLLGLIGAGGLYFVVRHLVKDPELYQPPQGDRPTHGWVRGLLVLTCTGVSFSHGSNDGQKSIGLIMLTIIGVLPATFALAPDSAGQITHIAQNATIAAPLITQYDHDGLRDEAIASVNRLTQTSPDTVVASALRADIYEVVAGLKAVAANTDASAHDRATAKTLSNQIRPVVEYAPWWVRLLSALCLGIGTMIGYKRIVHTLGEKIGNTHLTPAQGASAELVGAGLIATAGYTGLPVSTTHIITAGIAGTMLGSGSGINRGMLVKIALAWICTLPVTITLAAGLFYLLSI
- a CDS encoding IS1182 family transposase, giving the protein MSRFIPFDRSQPYLLPPDLTSWLPADDMAHFIVAAVERVPMSAFCVPVRTGGKAQYHPRLMLALLIFSYANGLFSSRRIERATYRDIGVRFVAANLHPDHDTIATFRRTNRTAIEAAFAQVLLLARETGLLRLGVVSIDGTKIDADASKYRSLRYDRIRALREQLAVDIAKLMDQAEHADATDRDPQALPEELARRETLKAKLDEACARLEADAKAQAEAARPAYEKKKAAYDAKTGRRGRAPKPPDDEPPPDRQISLTDPDSRLMRRSDAHEFRQAYNAQAVVCAEGSQLIVTTDVVATSADAPSFASTVLSMEHTIGLPKTVLADTGYASGQAVRDLRKKGIDPLVAIGRPCARRPYDFRPPPEDREPRRITEPWRLAMKKKLETTKAGNIYRLRKQTVEPVFGIIKSIMGFRRFSLRGLAKVTTEWTLVALAYNCKRMARLQAA
- the ppk2 gene encoding polyphosphate kinase 2, translating into MYPAMTEAPGRARELWERNRLREDVLDDIDEEIELELDDSRLGSDKDHGTPDSRRSYFRELLRLQGELVKLQDWVKDTGHRLVVICEGRDAAGKGGVIKRITQRLNPRICRVAALPAPNDRERTQWYFQRYVSHLPAAGEIVLFDRSWYNRAGVERVMNFCTDEEYEEFFRSVPEFERMLVRSGVQIIKYWFSISDDEQEMRFRARMEDPLKQWKLSPMDLESRRRWESYTLAKEIMLDRSNIREAPWWIVPADDKKKARLNCISHLLSQVPYQEIHKPEVRLPDRVFSPDYLRQPVPDSMIVPQEY
- a CDS encoding IS5 family transposase, giving the protein MAPARKPYPSDVSDEEWSLVVPYLVLMREDAEQRRHDLRELFNGLRYVIRYGIAWRAMPNDLPPWSAVYQQSRRWMDAGCFETLACDLRAVLRMASGRLPEPTAAILDSRTLRSTPESGPRAGYDGAKRKRGSKLHMAVDTLGHLLALHVTPANRDDRAEVGRLAGAIQEATDESVELAYADQGYTGSKPDEAARTHGIALEVVKLPEAKRGFVLLPRRWVVERSFAWATRCRRLVKDYERYASTLASLHVVAFACFMLRNAAILAQGA